Sequence from the Candidatus Binataceae bacterium genome:
GTTATATCGGCGCATCGGACGGACGGATGGAGGAAGGCAGCTTTCGATGTGACGTCAACGTCTCCGTGCGAAAGAAAGACGCTCCGAAATTCGGGGTAAAGACTGAAATCAAAAATCTCAACTCCTTCCGCTTTGTGGAAAAAGCGATCGAGCACGAAGTCGGCCGCCAGATCAAGGTGCTCGAAGCGGGCGGCAAAGTGGAGCAGGAGACCCATCTGTGGGATCCGGAGCGCGAAGAGACGCGTCCGATGCGCTCGAAGGAATTCGCAAACGACTACCGGTATTTTCCGGAACCCGACCTGCCGCCGCTGGTCGTCCCCACGGCGATGGTCGAGAGCGTGCGGCGGGCGATGCCCGAGTTGCCGGCCGTGAAGCGCGCACGGTACGTGCGCGACTATGGTCTCAGCGGCTATGAAGTCGGCGTTCTGACGGCGGAGAAAGAGACTGCGGATTACTTCGAAGCCATGCTGCCCGGGCTTACGAACGTGAAAATGGCGGCAAATTGGGTGATGACAGAAGTCCTGCGCGTCGCCAATGAAAGCGGAAAGGCACCGCCGGAGGCGGCGCCGGCGGCAGCGGAGGTTGGCACTCTACTTCGGATGGTCGAAGCGCAGAAGATCTCTCTCAACGCCGCCAAGACCGCCTTCGCTGCGATGTGCACGTCGCGCAAATCGGCGGAAGCTACGGTTGCCGAACTGGCACTGGCGCAAGTCTCGGACGAAGGCGCGATAGCCGCGGCGTGCGCGAAGGTGATCGCGGAGGAGCCAGACAAGGTGGCAGAGTATCGGAGCGGGCGTGACAAGCTGTTCGGATTCTTTGTCGGACAAGTGATGAAGGCGATGGGTGGCAAGGCGAATCCGAAGATGGTCAACGAAATTCTGAAGAAGAAGCTGGCCGCCTGATTGTCCAGTGGCAGCCGCGCGTCTCCCCTGTCCCGGTCTCGTGAAGGGGACAGGCACGCTAACTTGCAGCCGGGAAGAATATTCGACTTCGCGCATCCTTGGCGCGTGCGCTCTGATTCTTGGAGAGCCGCAGCATTCCGGGGGCGTGTGCCCGGAGGCGTGCTATTTGGTGAGGGGAGTCAGCCGATCGGAAATTGCGCCCCGCGCTTCTTCGGCGATTTTTTTCACGAT
This genomic interval carries:
- the gatB gene encoding Asp-tRNA(Asn)/Glu-tRNA(Gln) amidotransferase subunit GatB, producing MNREGYEAVIGLEVHTHLQTKSKLFCGCSTEFGKAPNENVCPVCMGMPGVLPVLNRHAVELAVRTGLATNCEIAPRSIFDRKSYFYPDLPKNYQISQYETPIGKGGYIDLPGHGESKRVRLVRIHIEEDAGKNIHEMNSSLVDFNRSGVPLVEIVSEPDLRTANEAVTYLRELRSILRYIGASDGRMEEGSFRCDVNVSVRKKDAPKFGVKTEIKNLNSFRFVEKAIEHEVGRQIKVLEAGGKVEQETHLWDPEREETRPMRSKEFANDYRYFPEPDLPPLVVPTAMVESVRRAMPELPAVKRARYVRDYGLSGYEVGVLTAEKETADYFEAMLPGLTNVKMAANWVMTEVLRVANESGKAPPEAAPAAAEVGTLLRMVEAQKISLNAAKTAFAAMCTSRKSAEATVAELALAQVSDEGAIAAACAKVIAEEPDKVAEYRSGRDKLFGFFVGQVMKAMGGKANPKMVNEILKKKLAA